Proteins encoded in a region of the Salvelinus sp. IW2-2015 linkage group LG27, ASM291031v2, whole genome shotgun sequence genome:
- the LOC111953955 gene encoding transcription factor Sox-17-alpha-A translates to MSSPDAGYASDDQNQARCAISVMMPGMGHCQWADPLSPLGDTKEKSESSSGNQNRGKNEPRIRRPMNAFMVWAKDERKRLAQQNPDLHNAELSKMLGKSWKALPVLEKRPFVEEAERLRVQHMQDHPNYKYRPRRRKQAKRIKRLDSGFLVHSMSDQQSTSLGGDGRVCMESMGYHHEHGYQVSPQSLSHYREAQALGGASYESYCLPTPDTSPLDAVETDSMFFHSHSQEECHMMPVYAYHSQGAEYPPQEPHSNHHANPMLHRHHSSPTEQQQASQAGPMPPTFNQLAMYYSQHCSPSHPKRHPGHGAGQLSPPPDSQPHPADQVEQMHPSELIGEVDRSEFEQYLSSSRPGDMTGLSYGVHEANMQGPESLISSVLSDASTVYYCNYNNS, encoded by the exons ATGAGTAGTCCCGATGCGGGTTACGCCAGTGACGATCAGAACCAGGCTAGGTGCGCGATCTCAGTCATGATGCCTGGAATGGGACACTGTCAGTGGGCAGACCCCCTGAGCCCTCTCGGGGACACCAAAGAGAAGAGCGAGTCCAGCTCCGGGAACCAGAACCGTGGGAAGAATGAGCCGAGGATCCGGAGACCCATGAATGCGTTCATGGTGTGGGCGAAGGATGAGCGCAAGCGGCTGGCACAACAAAATCCAGACCTGCACAATGCGGAGTTGAGCAAAATGTTGG GGAAGTCGTGGAAAGCCCTTCCTGTGTTAGAGAAGCGGCCGTTTGTAGAGGAGGCTGAGAGGCTTCGGGTGCAGCACATGCAGGACCACCCCAACTACAAGTACCGACCCCGGAGGAGGAAGCAGGCGAAGAGGATTAAGCGCCTGGACTCCGGGTTCCTGGTCCACAGCATGTCCGACCAGCAGAGcacctccctgggtggggacggTAGGGTGTGTATGGAGAGCATGGGTTACCACCATGAGCACGGCTACCAAGTGTCTCCTCAATCCCTCAGCCACTACCGCGAAGCCCAGGCCCTCGGAGGGGCTTCCTACGAATCCTACTGCCTGCCCACCCCCGACACGTCCCCGCTGGATGCCGTGGAGACAGACTCCATGTTCTTCCACAGCCACTCTCAGGAGGAGTGCCACATGATGCCCGTGTATGCCTACCACTCCCAGGGGGCAGAGTACCCACCTCAGGAGCCTCACTCCAACCACCACGCCAACCCCATGCTCCACAGACACCACTCCTCCCCCACAGAGCAGCAGCAAGCCTCCCAGGCTGGCCCCATGCCCCCCACCTTCAACCAACTGGCCATGTACTACAGCCAGCACTGCAGCCCCAGTCACCCTAAGCGTCACCCAGGCCATGGGGCAGGACAGCTCTCCCCTCCCCCAGACTCCCAACCCCACCCAGCAGACCAGGTGGAGCAGATGCACCCCTCAGAGCTGATAGGGGAGGTGGACCGCAGTGAGTTTGAGCAGTACCTGAGCTCCTCCAGACCTGGAGACATGACAGGCCTGTCTTATGGGGTGCATGAGGCCAACATGCAGGGACCTGAGAGCCTGATATCCTCTGTGCTCTCTGACGCCAGCACAGTGTACTACTGTAACTACAACAACTCCTAA